In the genome of Monodelphis domestica isolate mMonDom1 chromosome 2, mMonDom1.pri, whole genome shotgun sequence, one region contains:
- the LOC107651401 gene encoding zinc finger and SCAN domain-containing protein 23 isoform X1, producing MMTAESKETADLSPQALQDQDGPIIIKVEDDSTWEQESSQQSNSHPSQEIWRQRFRQLSYQETPGPREALSRLRTLCCEWLRPEMHTKEEILELLVLEQFLSILPEELQIWLQERHPESGEEVVILLEDLERELDEPGQQVSDHSQEQALLWEGVTPPFPAPVTLRKSPNIQVHDMETQLKCEPVEPHPLQKFDCQSKHQNEESTPKHEISKVEPPAVVSGRFIGDVAEKTKYREAHDHESTLQRQWEKPIGEITRKYSFPETESREVSNLIHSKPFPEEKCYQCVVCGKTCSNSSNFRKHQRTHTGETPYKCKECEKTFRSKASLIQHQRIHTGEKPYQCNQCGKSFSQQAGLISHQRLHTGERPYKCNECGKTFSHSSNLIKHQRIHSKEKPYHCSKCEKAFCTKSNLSQHQRVHMPKGEKHGRCGENSEFAYSLLNVKEGPLGKNSTV from the exons ATGATGACTGCAGAATCCAAAGAAACTGCCGACTTGTCCCCCCAGGCTCTACAAGATCAGGATGGACCTATAATAATCAAGGTGGAAGATGATTCCACTTGGGAGCAGGAATCTAGTCAGCAAAGTAACAGTCACCCAAGTCAAGAGATCTGGCGGCAACGCTTCAGACAGCTGTCCTACCAGGAGACACCTGGGCCCCGGGAGGCTCTGAGCCGACTTCGGACACTCTGTTGTgagtggctgaggccagagaTGCACACTAAAGAAGAGATCTTGGAGCTGCTGGTGCTAGAGCAATTCCTGAGTATCCTGCCAGAGGAGCTCCAGATCTGGTTGCAGGAAAGACATCCAGAAAGTGGCGAGGAGGTAGTCATATTGCTGGAAGATTTGGAGAGAGAACTGGATGAACCAGGACAACAG GTCTCAGATCATTCACAAGAACAAGCATTACTCTGGGAAGGGGTGACACCCCCATTCCCAGCTCCAGTGACATTGAGGAAGTCACCAAACATTCAGGTTCATGACATGGAAACCCAACTGAAATGTGAACCTGTGGAGCCCCACCCTCTTCAAAAGTTTG ATTGTCAGTCCAAGCATCAGAATGAAGAGTCAACACCTAAACATGAAATATCCAAAGTAGAACCTCCAGCAGTGGTATCAGGAAGATTCATAGGTGATGTTGCTGAGAAAACCAAATACAGAGAGGCACATGACCATGAGAGTACATTGCAAAGGCAGTGGGAAAAGCCTATAGgagagataacaaggaaatacTCTTTCCCAGAAACTGAGTCACGAGAAGTCTCTAATTTAATCCATAGTAAACCCTTCCCAGAAGAGAAATGCTATCAGTGTGTTGTATGTGGGAAAACCTGTAGTAACAGCTCAAACTTTAGGAAACATCAGAGAACTCACACTGGGGAGACACCCTATAAATGTAAAGAATGTGAAAAGACCTTCAGAAGCAAAGCGAGCCTCATTCagcatcaaagaatccacactggagagaaaccataccAGTGTAATCAATGTGGGAAAAGCTTTAGTCAGCAAGCAGGTCTTATTTCACACCAGAGACTTCACACTGGAGAGAGACCATATAAATGTAACGAGTGTGGGAAAACCTTCAGTCATAGTTCAAATCTtattaaacatcagagaattcactcTAAGGAGAAGCCGTATCATTGTAGTAAATGTGAGAAAGCCTTCTGTACTAAGTCAAACCTTTCTCAGCACCAGAGAGTACACATGCCAAAGGGAGAAAAACATGGCAGATGTGGGGAAAACTCAGAATTTGCTTATTCCTTATTGAATGTCAAAGAGGGGCCCCTGGGGAAAAACTCTACAGTGTAA
- the LOC107651401 gene encoding zinc finger and SCAN domain-containing protein 21 isoform X4 codes for MMTAESKETADLSPQALQDQDGPIIIKVEDDSTWEQESSQQSNSHPSQEIWRQRFRQLSYQETPGPREALSRLRTLCCEWLRPEMHTKEEILELLVLEQFLSILPEELQIWLQERHPESGEEVVILLEDLERELDEPGQQVSDHSQEQALLWEGVTPPFPAPVTLRKSPNIQVHDMETQLKCEPVEPHPLQKFGTSGLRESL; via the exons ATGATGACTGCAGAATCCAAAGAAACTGCCGACTTGTCCCCCCAGGCTCTACAAGATCAGGATGGACCTATAATAATCAAGGTGGAAGATGATTCCACTTGGGAGCAGGAATCTAGTCAGCAAAGTAACAGTCACCCAAGTCAAGAGATCTGGCGGCAACGCTTCAGACAGCTGTCCTACCAGGAGACACCTGGGCCCCGGGAGGCTCTGAGCCGACTTCGGACACTCTGTTGTgagtggctgaggccagagaTGCACACTAAAGAAGAGATCTTGGAGCTGCTGGTGCTAGAGCAATTCCTGAGTATCCTGCCAGAGGAGCTCCAGATCTGGTTGCAGGAAAGACATCCAGAAAGTGGCGAGGAGGTAGTCATATTGCTGGAAGATTTGGAGAGAGAACTGGATGAACCAGGACAACAG GTCTCAGATCATTCACAAGAACAAGCATTACTCTGGGAAGGGGTGACACCCCCATTCCCAGCTCCAGTGACATTGAGGAAGTCACCAAACATTCAGGTTCATGACATGGAAACCCAACTGAAATGTGAACCTGTGGAGCCCCACCCTCTTCAAAAGTTTG
- the LOC107651401 gene encoding zinc finger and SCAN domain-containing protein 21 isoform X3 encodes MMTAESKETADLSPQALQDQDGPIIIKVEDDSTWEQESSQQSNSHPSQEIWRQRFRQLSYQETPGPREALSRLRTLCCEWLRPEMHTKEEILELLVLEQFLSILPEELQIWLQERHPESGEEVVILLEDLERELDEPGQQVSDHSQEQALLWEGVTPPFPAPVTLRKSPNIQVHDMETQLKCEPVEPHPLQKFDEKCLLLWAPYEDV; translated from the exons ATGATGACTGCAGAATCCAAAGAAACTGCCGACTTGTCCCCCCAGGCTCTACAAGATCAGGATGGACCTATAATAATCAAGGTGGAAGATGATTCCACTTGGGAGCAGGAATCTAGTCAGCAAAGTAACAGTCACCCAAGTCAAGAGATCTGGCGGCAACGCTTCAGACAGCTGTCCTACCAGGAGACACCTGGGCCCCGGGAGGCTCTGAGCCGACTTCGGACACTCTGTTGTgagtggctgaggccagagaTGCACACTAAAGAAGAGATCTTGGAGCTGCTGGTGCTAGAGCAATTCCTGAGTATCCTGCCAGAGGAGCTCCAGATCTGGTTGCAGGAAAGACATCCAGAAAGTGGCGAGGAGGTAGTCATATTGCTGGAAGATTTGGAGAGAGAACTGGATGAACCAGGACAACAG GTCTCAGATCATTCACAAGAACAAGCATTACTCTGGGAAGGGGTGACACCCCCATTCCCAGCTCCAGTGACATTGAGGAAGTCACCAAACATTCAGGTTCATGACATGGAAACCCAACTGAAATGTGAACCTGTGGAGCCCCACCCTCTTCAAAAGTTTG
- the LOC107651401 gene encoding zinc finger and SCAN domain-containing protein 21 isoform X2 yields MMTAESKETADLSPQALQDQDGPIIIKVEDDSTWEQESSQQSNSHPSQEIWRQRFRQLSYQETPGPREALSRLRTLCCEWLRPEMHTKEEILELLVLEQFLSILPEELQIWLQERHPESGEEVVILLEDLERELDEPGQQVSDHSQEQALLWEGVTPPFPAPVTLRKSPNIQVHDMETQLKCEPVEPHPLQKFGIIFKEYLLRSSRRSLVT; encoded by the exons ATGATGACTGCAGAATCCAAAGAAACTGCCGACTTGTCCCCCCAGGCTCTACAAGATCAGGATGGACCTATAATAATCAAGGTGGAAGATGATTCCACTTGGGAGCAGGAATCTAGTCAGCAAAGTAACAGTCACCCAAGTCAAGAGATCTGGCGGCAACGCTTCAGACAGCTGTCCTACCAGGAGACACCTGGGCCCCGGGAGGCTCTGAGCCGACTTCGGACACTCTGTTGTgagtggctgaggccagagaTGCACACTAAAGAAGAGATCTTGGAGCTGCTGGTGCTAGAGCAATTCCTGAGTATCCTGCCAGAGGAGCTCCAGATCTGGTTGCAGGAAAGACATCCAGAAAGTGGCGAGGAGGTAGTCATATTGCTGGAAGATTTGGAGAGAGAACTGGATGAACCAGGACAACAG GTCTCAGATCATTCACAAGAACAAGCATTACTCTGGGAAGGGGTGACACCCCCATTCCCAGCTCCAGTGACATTGAGGAAGTCACCAAACATTCAGGTTCATGACATGGAAACCCAACTGAAATGTGAACCTGTGGAGCCCCACCCTCTTCAAAAGTTTG